The Actinomyces faecalis genome includes the window TGTTCCTCGGCCACAGCGTTGCCTTCGGTGTTTGCCACCAGTAGCACGTAGCCGCGTTTCCAAGCCTCTTCCTGTGCTCCCCGCACAATCTGCCCGGCGAAGGGCGTCGAGGCGATCGAGTCAGCGACAATGCCGATGAATGGGCTCCTGCCCTTCACCAGGGTCTTCGCCAGTGCGTTAGGTCGATACCCCAGAGCCTCGACCGCTGCGAGGACCCGGTGCCGAGCATCCTCGCCGATGCGCGCGCCTGGCTTGCGGTTGACCACGTGCGAGACGGTGGTCACCGACACTCCTGCCGCCTCGGCCACCTGCCTCATCGTCACCCGGCTGTCGCCGTCAGAGTGGGTCGGCATCGTCATCCCTTCGTTGAACCGCTTTCCAGACCGTAGATCATCGCCTTGTTCAGTGCGAGGAAGACGAGCAGCAAAGGTGTCACGGTGACCGCGACCGCCGCGAAGGTAGCCGTCCAGTCCGTCTTGCCCATATTGCCGATGTAGTTCTGCAGTCCCAGCGGGATCGTCTTGAGGCCTTCGGTCAGCACGAAGGTGTTGGCAAAGACGAACTCGTTCCAGATGAAGATCGCATTGACCATCACCACTGTGATCACAGTGTTAAGAGACATCGGGACAGTGATCGCCATGAAGATTCGATACGGTCCAGCACCGTCAATCGACGCCGCCTCATAGATCTCACGTGGGATGTAGCTGAAAAAGGAGATGAAGAGGAACAAGGACATCGGCAGGGCAAAACCTGCCAGGGGAATGATGATCGCCAGGTGTGTGTCAAGCAGTCCGATATTCGAGTAGTCGATGAACAACGGCACGAGAGCGATCTGGACCGGCACCACGATCCCCATGAGAAAGACCGAACGAACGACCTTGGCACCCCGAAAACCAAGGACCTGGATGGCGTAGGCCCCCGTCATCCCGCACACGGTGATCAAGGCACAGGCTCCCGCCGTGACAATGGCACTGTTCGCGATGTAGGTCGGAATCTGTCCCTGCTCAAAAGCCCGGGTGAAGTTGTCAAGCGTGAAGGAACCAGGCAGACCAAACGGGCTGGAGGAGGCGAAGTCCTCTGGGCAGCGCACCGACGTCAGGATCAGCCAGATGAGGGGATAGACCTGGATCACGAGCACAGCGCCAAGTAGCACCCGGTAGATGATCTGGGCGGTACGAAGACGCCGATGACGCCGTGGGCCAGCCGAGGTCGCTCCAGGACGCAACCGGGAGGACGATACTGCGGTACTCATGATCAGGACTCCCTTCGACGAGCCAGCATGAAGATGAGGCCGACAGCGACCAGGCACTCAATCACGATGAAGACCGAGATGGCAGACGCGTAGCCGTAATTCGTACTGACGAATGCCGTCTTGTACATGTATGTCGTGACCAGCTCCGAGGCCTGCCCCGGGCCTCCGTTGGTCAGCAGGTAGGGGATGTCAAACCCTCGGAGGCCATATGTCACAACCATGACCATGGTCGTAACCCACACCGGGCGTATGTGCGGGAACCGGATCTTGATGAACACCTGCCATGGATTGGCCCCGTCCAGGGCCGCGGCCTCTTCCAGCTCCTTGGGAACAGACAGCAGCGCGGCGTACAGGATGATCGTGTAGAGACCAAGAAATCGCCATCCTTCTGGCACAGAGACCGCCGCCAGCACGGTATGGACGTCCGAGAGCCAGGGCCTGGCAAGACCGCCCAGGCCCACCACCTCCAGAAGCGAGTTGACCAGCCCAGTCGGGTCGTAGGAATAGATCCGTTGGAAAAGCAGGGCGATAGCCGTCGTCGAGATCACCGCAGGCATGAGGTAGAAGACCTTGAGCGTCTCCCGCCCTCGCGTGATCGTCAGGAGCAAGCAGGCAATTGCGAGGCCGGCACCCATCTGGATCACGACGCAGATCAGGAGATAGATCAGCTGATTGACGAAGGCTTTCCAGAAGGTCGGATCACCACCGAGCATCTTCGCATAGTTGTCGATCCCGACGAACTGCATCTCGGTGATTCCGTCCCAGCGGAAGAAGCTGAGGAACAGAGACTGGAAGATCGGCAGCAGCACGCCGCCGCCAAACAGCAGGACAGGTGGAAGCAGAAAGACAATGACAGACAGTCGTGAGCGATAAGGAAGCATCATGCCTTCTCAAGATTCATGGGGCTCAGTGGCCCGGCAGCCCGGAATCCGTCTGCCGGGCCACGTCGTCACTCACTGAAGTAGGCGGAGGCGTTCTCAGTGAGCGCCGCGTCCATCGTGGCGAGGAAGTCCTCGACGCTCAGGTCCCCCTGGACGAGCAGCACCTGCTCCTGGGAGATCTTGGTATTTGTCGTCGGATCAAGCTGGGTGTCCCACGGCATCAGGACCTGTCCATCGATCTTGCCCGCCTCATCGATCGCCTGCTGGTAGATCGGCAGCGCATTGTCCGGGATCACGGGCTCGACTGTTGTCGGACCGAGCAGGCCCGTCTGCGCATACATCTGGGGGTACTTCTCCAAGGCGAAACGGAGGAAGTCGTGAATGAGCGGGTCGTAGGTGGCAGCGTTGACAGCGAGACCGATTCCTGAGGGAGCGACGTACTCGTTCGGCCCTGTCTTGCCGTCCTTGACAGTCGGGAGCGTGAAGTAGCCGATCTGGTCCTGGAGATCCTCGGGCAGCTCCGTCGTAGCCAGACTGGGTAGCTCCCAGGTCCCCATGTTGTAGATCGCAGCCTTACCCGAGGTAAAGAGATTCTGCGCATCGGTATACCCCACCGAGGAGAAGCCTTCCTGGAAGGCCCCAGCAGCCCCCAAGTCATGGAGCCACTGAGCCGTGGCACGCCCGGGCTCGTCAGAGAACGTCGCCTCGCCCTTCTTCAGCTTCTTGATGTAGTCCGCTCCTTCCAGGCGGAAAGGCTGATAAGCCACGTATCGCTCCAGCGTCCAGCCATCGAGGCCGTCCAGCGCGATAGGTACCACTCCGGTCGCGGCAAGCTTGCGGCACAGCTCAGGGAACTCATCCAACGAGCCGGGAACCTCCACGCCTGCGGCCTCGAAGAGCGCCTTGTTGTACCAGAACACCTCGATCCCGTACTCCAGCGGCAGCATGTAGAGCGAGCCGTCGTCAAAGCGCTGGTAGTCAAGCGCTGCGGGCCGGTAGGTGTCCGCGATACCCAGGTTGTCGAGCAGGTCCTCGATATTGACCATCCGGTTCTGTCGAGCGAGCTTCTGGGCAAACGGCGTGGCGTCGGTATCGAAGAACTCGGGCAGCTGGTTGGCAGCGGCCAAGGTCTCATACTTCTGGATGTACGAGGGCCTGTCTGGCGTCGTGATAAAGGTCAGCTTGAAGCCCTCATGCTCTTTGGCGTACTCCTGAGCAATCGTCTGCATCGTGTTGATCACCGCACCATTGGCGGCACGCGACAACAGCCAGGACACCTCTCGCGGCTTGATCTCTCCCTCCGGATCGATCGCTACCGCCGAGGACGGGGCGGCGGCGCCCCGCTTTCCGCCACAGGCACCGAGCAGCGGTGCCGCCAGCGCGGCGGCACTGAGGACCAGAAACTGTGAACGCTTGATCTGCATGGTCTTTCTCCTTTGAAAGGTGTCTGAGAATCGTGGTCAAGAACAGGTCAGGACATCGAGGGAACGGATGACGAGGCTGCCATCGAGCACCGCCACACCGAGGCGACCGCTGGGATGGTCGTAGACGCTGGTCGACAGGCACACCTGGTCGTCCAGGCAGCACTGGAGCAGCTCGCCGTGCATAATGAGGTCGAGGTGCGCGCGGCCGGCGCTGAGGTCAACGGGGCGCTCCATCTCGATGAAGTGCGGCTGATCGCCTGCTACGTGCCACTGCTCGGTCCCAGGCTCGCGACGAGGCCAGCGGTCGAGCACCATACGTGACTGGGACGGCTCCAGGCGCAGTACGTACCCCTCCTCTCCACACTCATCAGTGCGTAGGAGGACTGAGACCTCACGAGCGCCCTCCTCCCAGGCAAGATCAAGAGACACACGCGCCGGATCAGGCAGACAGCCAGTCAGGATCCGTGCCGAGTAGCCCGTCCTCGATTCCAGCCGTACCGGTTCGTGATCGACGTCCAGAGGCCGAGCGAAAGCCCCAAGGACTTCCTCAGGTAGTCGTAGTGCCAGGCTGCCATCAGGATTCTGCACGGCCTCCAGCGCAGCCATCGTGCCCGCCCACAGCCACGGCCCGCTGTCGGTCTCCCCCTCTCGCGAGGCGATCCACCCGAAGAAGAGCCTTCGCCCGTGCCACTGGACGGACTTCGCAGCATAGAAGGCCCTGCCGTCAATCGTGTCGCGCTCAGGCGCCGACCACGGGCCCTCGGGCGATCTGGCAACGCGGTAGCGTGTCGTGAACCGGTCGGAGAACTCGGAGTAGACCAGGTACCACCACTGGCCGATCCGAAAGACCTCCGGGCACTCCTGTGTGATGAAACGGTGCGGATCCCACAAGGGCTCCTGGATCTGCCAGCACCTGAGGTCCTCGCTGGTCAGACGTGCCACGACCCCACGACGACGATCAGGTCCGTCCCGGTGCCGTGCAGCAAGGATCATCGTCCAGCCTTGCCCCCCTGGGGTGCGGTACACATAGGGGTCACGCCAGTCGGCAGGGTCGTAACCTTCTGGCGCACCGAAGGTGTCCTGAGGCTGCTTGTCCCATGAGCGTGCATCAGTACTCGTGGCGTGAGCAACAAGCTGGAGAGAACGCCCGCTGGGCGCTAGGGCCTGAGGGTTGTTCGCCGTATAGAAGAGGTGGAACACCCCTTCGTCATCCCTCACGATGCTGCCGGTGTAGGCGTTGAAGTCCTCATCCTCAACACCGCCAGCAGGCAGCGCCTCACCCCGGTCTTCGTAGTGGACAAGATCATGGGTTACAGCCAGGTTCCACGGTGTACCCGGCTTAGGGGTCATGCGGCGCTCGCACAGATAGTAAAGACGAATCTCGTCGCCGTCGGTGAAGGGGATGACGTCTCCCACCCAGTGGGGACTGGGACGGAAGTAGAGATCTGAAGTCATGTCACTTCCTCGTGATCAATCGCTTAACCAAAGAATAGAAGGTCTCTTGACTTCTGGTCAAGCGTTTAACCATGACCTACGCCACATCTATCGCCGAAGTACTGACCGTGCGACACGTCAGTACAACGCGTGATCGCGTGATCTGGGTGTGGACGGGCCTGTCAGGCCCGTCCACACCCAGATCACGCGATCACATCAGCCGCAGGCTCGAGCTCAGCGGTCTGCCGGGCTCGGCGACGGCACCCTGTCTCAGCGCTTGGCAGTCACCCGCGTGAGCCGTACCTCGTTCCATGGCAGCGGGTCAGGGATCACCCCACGGAAGATCCCGTCCTCCCCGTCGTCGAAGCCGGTGAAGGCCCACTGGCCCTCCGCCATCTCGAAGACCTGGCCGGCGTACAGGTGCGTGGGCTCGATGTAGCGGGCACCGTCCACGTCCCACGGCCCCAAGGGCCCCTCACCCTCGGCGACCCACACCGTTCCGTCACACGGAGCGGCCTGCATGTCACGCCCGCAGGAGAAGACCAGCAGGTGCTTACCGTCGACGAATCGTGACTGACTGACCTCTAGCTGACCGAACTGACTGGGCTCGGTCAACGGCTCGAGCACCTCCCAGTGGTCCAGGTCGTCAGACACCGCGTGACCGATCACACCAGCGTGAAGACGATCCACACCGGCACGACGCGCCGTGACCAGCATGTGCCACCGCCCCTCGTGACGGAAGACGTATGGGTCCCTCCACGGCTCGTCCCAGGGATAGGAGGGGTTCCACTTCTCGTACCAGCGGCTGTCGGCCTCAACAGGCTCGGCGCAGGTACGGGTAAAGGTCACTCCGTCCTCAGAGTCGGCCCAGCCAACTCGCTGAACCATCCCTCCTTCGCGACGGGAGATCCCGGTATAGAAGAGCCGAAGCGTGCCGTCATCCTTGGTGACCGCGGAACCTGTCCAGGTTGCCTGATCGTCGAAGGCCGGTCCGTCGGAGTGGACGAGGGAGTCTGGAAGCAGGGTCCAGGCACGCGCGTCCGTGGATACCGCGTGACCGATCGAGGCCCGCCAGTGACGCCGGTCGGGGTTGTGCAGCGCCTTGGAGGCACGCAGGAAGAACAGGTGGTGCTGCCCGCCGTGACGAACGATCCAGTGGTCCCACATCCAGTGGTCCGCAAGGGTAAGCGCCATATCACTCGCCTTATCTCAGGTACAGGGTCACTGTCAGCCCTTGACCGCGGTACCGGCCAGTGACTGGACGAAGGAACGTTGGAAGATGATGAACAGCACCAGCATCGGCACCGTGATGAGCGTGCCGTAGGCCATGATCTCGCCCCACACGGGGTTGAGCTGGAAGAAGTACTGCATTCCTACGCTGACCGGGCGCATGGCCTCCTCCTGCACCACCATGAGCGGCCAGAGGTAGGAGTTCCATGCCGGCAGCATCATGATGATGGCCACCGTAGCGAAAGTCGGTCCAGACAGCGGGACGACGATCTTGCGATAGATGGTGAACCAGCTCGCGCCGTCCATGCGCGCAGCCTCGTCGATCTCCTTGGGGATGTCCCCAAAGTGCTGTGAGAAGAGGAAGATCGCCAGCGCGTTGGCGATGTAGGGCAGGATCTGGACCTGGTAGGTGTTCAGCATCCCCTGCTTGACCAGGAACCCGTCCACGACCCACTGCAGCGACGGCAGCTTGGCGACCCAGAAGACCAGCGGCACCGCGATGGTCTCGAAAGGCACCATGAGGGTAGCCAGTACCAGCGAGAGGATGAGGCGCTTGCCCTTCCACCGCATCCTGGCGATGGCGAAGCCGATCATCGAGTTGACGACGAGACCGAGGACCACGATGCACACGGTCACGATCGCCGAGTTCAGGAGGAAGCGGCCGGCAGGCACACGCTGGAAGACGCCTTCGTAGTTGTCCAGCGACAGCTCCCCTACCGGCAGGAACGCCTTGACGCCGCCCAGGTCGGCAAAGATCTGCGAGTCGGACTTGAGCGAGGAGAAGATCATGAACAGGAGCGGGAAGACCGCGATGACGGACGCGATGACCAGACCGATGTAGGTCAGGACGCGCGAGCGCCGCTTGGTCGCCGCCCGGCCACGCCTTCCAGGCACGTGCTGAGCGGTGGGCTGCTGGGCGGAGTCCGCTTGCGAGCGAGACAGAGCAGTCTGTGTAGCCATGTCAGTCCTTCTCCCTGGTCAGCCAGCGCTGGATCAGGCTGATGGCAAGCACACAGACGAAGAAGATCAGCGAGATCGCGCTTCCGTAGCCCATGTCCTGCTCGCGGTAGCCCTTACGCACGGCGTGGTAGACGAGTGTCGAGGTGGCGTCCTGGGGTCCGCCAGAGGTCATGACGTCGACCTGGACGAACAGGCCCAGGGCCGCGATCGTGATCGTCACGAGGATGAAGACCATCGTCGAGCGCAGGCCCGGCCAGGTCACGTAGCGGAATCGCTGCCAGCCGTTGACGCCGTCAAGGTCCGCCGCCTCATACAGCGCAGGGTCGATACCCTGCAGGCCTGAGAGCCAGATGATCATGTGGAGCCCGACGGCCTGCCAGATCGACAGCACGATGATCGCCGGCATCGCCGTACCCGGGTTGTTGAGCCAGGCCACGGCAGTCCAGCCACCACCGGTCAGGGTGTTGAGCACCGAGTTGAACAGTCCGTCATCCTCGTAGAAGAAGCTCCACAGGATCGAGACCACCACCATGGAGGTCACGACCGGCATGAAGATCATGGTCCGGAAGGCCGTGACGCCCTTGACCTTCTGGTTCACCAGGATGGCCAGCGCCAGAGCGAGTCCGGACTGGCACGGGACGACGATGAGAGCGAAGAAGGCTGTGTTCGTCAGTGACCGGATGAAGGTGGGATCCGATCCCAGAGCCCGCTGAAAGTTCGCTAGTCCCACGAAGGAGGGCGGGTTGGGTGAGATGAGCCGGGCGTTGGTCAGGGACAGCGCGAAGGTCAGAAGGATCGGGATGCCCATGAAGAGCAGTAGCAGGATGAGAGCCGGTGAGCTCATCAGCCACGCCTGCAGCGCCTCTCGACGAGAGCTCGCGCTGCGCCGAGCGGCAACGGAGGTAGACACGTCATTCTCCCTTCCCGGCGGGAGGCTCTCGAGCCTCCCGCCGGATCAGTGAGTTCAGGCCGGGGCCGTCAGGAGGCCTTGTAGCCGTTGTTGGAGTTGATGTCAGCGTCGATGTCCTTGACTGCCTGGTCGAGGCTGGCCTGGACGTCAGCGCCGGAGGCGATGTC containing:
- a CDS encoding carbohydrate ABC transporter permease; amino-acid sequence: MSTAVSSSRLRPGATSAGPRRHRRLRTAQIIYRVLLGAVLVIQVYPLIWLILTSVRCPEDFASSSPFGLPGSFTLDNFTRAFEQGQIPTYIANSAIVTAGACALITVCGMTGAYAIQVLGFRGAKVVRSVFLMGIVVPVQIALVPLFIDYSNIGLLDTHLAIIIPLAGFALPMSLFLFISFFSYIPREIYEAASIDGAGPYRIFMAITVPMSLNTVITVVMVNAIFIWNEFVFANTFVLTEGLKTIPLGLQNYIGNMGKTDWTATFAAVAVTVTPLLLVFLALNKAMIYGLESGSTKG
- a CDS encoding carbohydrate ABC transporter permease, yielding MMLPYRSRLSVIVFLLPPVLLFGGGVLLPIFQSLFLSFFRWDGITEMQFVGIDNYAKMLGGDPTFWKAFVNQLIYLLICVVIQMGAGLAIACLLLTITRGRETLKVFYLMPAVISTTAIALLFQRIYSYDPTGLVNSLLEVVGLGGLARPWLSDVHTVLAAVSVPEGWRFLGLYTIILYAALLSVPKELEEAAALDGANPWQVFIKIRFPHIRPVWVTTMVMVVTYGLRGFDIPYLLTNGGPGQASELVTTYMYKTAFVSTNYGYASAISVFIVIECLVAVGLIFMLARRRES
- a CDS encoding ABC transporter substrate-binding protein translates to MQIKRSQFLVLSAAALAAPLLGACGGKRGAAAPSSAVAIDPEGEIKPREVSWLLSRAANGAVINTMQTIAQEYAKEHEGFKLTFITTPDRPSYIQKYETLAAANQLPEFFDTDATPFAQKLARQNRMVNIEDLLDNLGIADTYRPAALDYQRFDDGSLYMLPLEYGIEVFWYNKALFEAAGVEVPGSLDEFPELCRKLAATGVVPIALDGLDGWTLERYVAYQPFRLEGADYIKKLKKGEATFSDEPGRATAQWLHDLGAAGAFQEGFSSVGYTDAQNLFTSGKAAIYNMGTWELPSLATTELPEDLQDQIGYFTLPTVKDGKTGPNEYVAPSGIGLAVNAATYDPLIHDFLRFALEKYPQMYAQTGLLGPTTVEPVIPDNALPIYQQAIDEAGKIDGQVLMPWDTQLDPTTNTKISQEQVLLVQGDLSVEDFLATMDAALTENASAYFSE
- a CDS encoding family 43 glycosylhydrolase translates to MTSDLYFRPSPHWVGDVIPFTDGDEIRLYYLCERRMTPKPGTPWNLAVTHDLVHYEDRGEALPAGGVEDEDFNAYTGSIVRDDEGVFHLFYTANNPQALAPSGRSLQLVAHATSTDARSWDKQPQDTFGAPEGYDPADWRDPYVYRTPGGQGWTMILAARHRDGPDRRRGVVARLTSEDLRCWQIQEPLWDPHRFITQECPEVFRIGQWWYLVYSEFSDRFTTRYRVARSPEGPWSAPERDTIDGRAFYAAKSVQWHGRRLFFGWIASREGETDSGPWLWAGTMAALEAVQNPDGSLALRLPEEVLGAFARPLDVDHEPVRLESRTGYSARILTGCLPDPARVSLDLAWEEGAREVSVLLRTDECGEEGYVLRLEPSQSRMVLDRWPRREPGTEQWHVAGDQPHFIEMERPVDLSAGRAHLDLIMHGELLQCCLDDQVCLSTSVYDHPSGRLGVAVLDGSLVIRSLDVLTCS
- a CDS encoding glycosyl hydrolase family 32, producing MALTLADHWMWDHWIVRHGGQHHLFFLRASKALHNPDRRHWRASIGHAVSTDARAWTLLPDSLVHSDGPAFDDQATWTGSAVTKDDGTLRLFYTGISRREGGMVQRVGWADSEDGVTFTRTCAEPVEADSRWYEKWNPSYPWDEPWRDPYVFRHEGRWHMLVTARRAGVDRLHAGVIGHAVSDDLDHWEVLEPLTEPSQFGQLEVSQSRFVDGKHLLVFSCGRDMQAAPCDGTVWVAEGEGPLGPWDVDGARYIEPTHLYAGQVFEMAEGQWAFTGFDDGEDGIFRGVIPDPLPWNEVRLTRVTAKR
- a CDS encoding carbohydrate ABC transporter permease; this encodes MATQTALSRSQADSAQQPTAQHVPGRRGRAATKRRSRVLTYIGLVIASVIAVFPLLFMIFSSLKSDSQIFADLGGVKAFLPVGELSLDNYEGVFQRVPAGRFLLNSAIVTVCIVVLGLVVNSMIGFAIARMRWKGKRLILSLVLATLMVPFETIAVPLVFWVAKLPSLQWVVDGFLVKQGMLNTYQVQILPYIANALAIFLFSQHFGDIPKEIDEAARMDGASWFTIYRKIVVPLSGPTFATVAIIMMLPAWNSYLWPLMVVQEEAMRPVSVGMQYFFQLNPVWGEIMAYGTLITVPMLVLFIIFQRSFVQSLAGTAVKG
- a CDS encoding carbohydrate ABC transporter permease, producing MSTSVAARRSASSRREALQAWLMSSPALILLLLFMGIPILLTFALSLTNARLISPNPPSFVGLANFQRALGSDPTFIRSLTNTAFFALIVVPCQSGLALALAILVNQKVKGVTAFRTMIFMPVVTSMVVVSILWSFFYEDDGLFNSVLNTLTGGGWTAVAWLNNPGTAMPAIIVLSIWQAVGLHMIIWLSGLQGIDPALYEAADLDGVNGWQRFRYVTWPGLRSTMVFILVTITIAALGLFVQVDVMTSGGPQDATSTLVYHAVRKGYREQDMGYGSAISLIFFVCVLAISLIQRWLTREKD